A single Paratractidigestivibacter faecalis DNA region contains:
- a CDS encoding tRNA (cytidine(34)-2'-O)-methyltransferase, whose translation MLNIVLFEPEIPANTGNIGRTCVVTGTRLHLVAPLGFSLDDHMLHRAGLGYWRSLDVTVYQGWNDFLARNELAPDDARLHLLTKKARRTYAESAYADGDFLVFGKESTGIPEELLAQAPDRCERIPMLTDERALKDADAWETSDAAPANHPILRQDICGNFVNPDDYRISALNLSNAAAIVLYEALRQTGFPGM comes from the coding sequence ATGCTCAACATCGTGCTCTTTGAACCCGAGATCCCGGCAAACACGGGAAACATCGGCCGGACCTGCGTGGTCACGGGTACAAGGCTTCACCTCGTGGCGCCCCTCGGGTTCTCCCTCGACGACCACATGCTCCACCGCGCCGGCCTGGGCTATTGGAGGAGCCTTGACGTCACGGTCTACCAGGGGTGGAATGACTTCCTGGCCCGCAACGAGCTTGCACCCGACGACGCCCGCCTGCACCTGCTTACCAAGAAGGCCCGCCGCACCTACGCCGAGTCCGCATACGCCGACGGCGACTTCCTCGTCTTTGGCAAGGAGAGCACCGGCATTCCCGAGGAGCTGCTGGCCCAGGCACCCGACCGCTGCGAGCGCATTCCCATGCTGACGGACGAGCGGGCCCTCAAGGACGCCGACGCCTGGGAGACATCCGACGCCGCGCCCGCCAATCACCCCATCCTCCGGCAGGACATCTGCGGCAACTTCGTCAACCCCGACGACTACCGAATCAGCGCCCTCAACCTCTCCAACGCCGCGGCCATCGTCCTCTACGAGGCCCTTCGCCAGACCGGCTTCCCCGGCATGTGA
- a CDS encoding elongation factor G — translation MKQAVIGIYAHVDAGKTTLAEAMLYDAGRIRRLGRVDRGDSHLDTDAMERDRGITIFAAQAELEHAGARLTLVDAPGHVDFGAEAERTLAALDYAILVVAANDGVQGHTRTLWRLLERHGVPTFVFVNKVDLLPDAGSAGEKDVLLAELCRRLSEGCVDAVALGDPAGQEAAATSDEAALDEYLEAGRLAPATIRRLVSGRRVFPCFFGSALRNEGVAELLDGVADLVGECSWPSEFAARVYRVTRSDRGERLAWLKVTGGELRAKQQVSGVSCGSPWSEKVNEARIYSGARFEPVALVAAGRTCAVTGLTRVRPGDVLGAEPVGARPTLAPVLTYGVLSGGADVHAVYQALCQLSEEDPMLGVSWDERLQQIGLSLMGSVQLEVVRELLRERYGLDVGFDPGKILYKETISASVMGIGHFEPLRHYAEAHLRLDPGPRGSGVVFGSECSEDELDRNWQRLILTNAMERDHLGVLTGAPLTDVRITLCAGRAHPKHTEGGDFRQATYRAVRQGLMEAGARGECVLLEPWYAFELEVPADKVGRAMADLTRMGASFGAPEMEGDEACLAGKVPASELGEYALEVMAYTGGEGRLSLELAGYEPCHDADRVVAEAAYDPCADLANTPDSVFCSHGAGYTVKWDEVPTHAHVEDDPTRLRPWRAADATFFSS, via the coding sequence GTGAAACAGGCAGTCATCGGCATATACGCGCACGTCGACGCGGGCAAGACCACGCTTGCGGAGGCCATGCTCTACGACGCGGGGCGCATCCGACGCCTCGGCCGCGTCGACCGTGGGGACTCCCACCTGGACACCGACGCCATGGAGCGAGACCGCGGCATCACCATCTTTGCGGCCCAGGCCGAGCTCGAGCACGCCGGAGCCCGCCTCACGCTGGTGGACGCGCCGGGCCACGTGGACTTTGGCGCCGAGGCCGAGCGGACCCTCGCGGCCCTTGACTACGCGATCCTCGTGGTTGCCGCAAACGACGGCGTGCAGGGCCACACCCGCACCCTCTGGCGCCTGCTCGAGCGCCATGGCGTCCCAACCTTCGTCTTCGTGAACAAGGTCGACCTTCTCCCCGACGCAGGCAGTGCCGGCGAGAAGGACGTGCTGCTCGCAGAGCTGTGCCGTCGGCTCTCGGAGGGGTGCGTGGACGCCGTCGCGCTCGGGGACCCCGCAGGTCAGGAGGCTGCCGCAACCAGTGACGAGGCGGCGCTCGACGAGTACCTGGAGGCGGGCCGCCTTGCCCCGGCAACCATTCGCCGCCTGGTCTCCGGGCGGCGCGTCTTTCCCTGCTTCTTTGGCTCCGCCCTCAGAAACGAGGGCGTCGCCGAGCTGCTTGACGGCGTTGCGGACCTGGTGGGGGAGTGCTCGTGGCCGTCCGAGTTTGCCGCGCGCGTGTATCGCGTGACGCGCTCCGACCGCGGCGAGCGCCTGGCCTGGCTCAAGGTAACGGGCGGCGAGCTGCGCGCAAAGCAGCAGGTGAGCGGCGTCTCCTGCGGCAGTCCCTGGTCCGAGAAGGTCAACGAGGCCCGCATCTACTCCGGTGCGCGCTTCGAGCCGGTGGCCCTTGTCGCCGCGGGCCGCACCTGCGCCGTCACGGGGCTCACGCGCGTGAGGCCCGGAGACGTCCTGGGGGCGGAGCCTGTCGGCGCCCGGCCTACGCTCGCGCCCGTGCTCACCTATGGCGTGCTGTCTGGAGGCGCGGACGTTCATGCCGTCTACCAAGCGCTTTGTCAGCTTTCCGAGGAAGACCCCATGCTGGGCGTCTCCTGGGACGAGCGGCTGCAGCAGATCGGCCTCTCGCTCATGGGGTCGGTGCAGCTCGAGGTGGTCCGCGAGCTCCTGCGCGAGCGCTATGGGCTTGACGTGGGCTTTGATCCCGGAAAGATCCTCTACAAGGAGACGATAAGCGCGTCTGTCATGGGAATCGGCCACTTTGAGCCGCTGCGGCACTACGCCGAGGCCCACCTGCGCCTTGATCCGGGCCCGCGCGGCAGCGGCGTGGTCTTTGGCTCCGAGTGCTCCGAGGACGAGCTGGACCGCAACTGGCAGCGGCTCATTCTGACCAACGCGATGGAGCGCGACCACCTGGGCGTGCTCACGGGCGCACCGCTCACCGACGTGCGGATCACGCTGTGCGCCGGGCGGGCCCATCCCAAGCACACCGAGGGAGGGGACTTCCGGCAGGCAACGTATCGGGCCGTGCGACAGGGACTCATGGAGGCGGGAGCGCGGGGCGAGTGCGTGCTGCTTGAGCCGTGGTATGCCTTTGAGCTGGAGGTTCCCGCGGACAAGGTGGGACGTGCGATGGCAGACCTCACGCGCATGGGCGCGAGCTTTGGCGCGCCGGAGATGGAAGGCGACGAGGCCTGCCTCGCGGGTAAGGTTCCCGCCTCTGAGCTGGGGGAATACGCGCTGGAGGTCATGGCGTACACCGGAGGGGAGGGGCGGCTCTCACTTGAGCTTGCGGGCTACGAGCCATGTCACGACGCCGACCGCGTGGTGGCCGAGGCCGCCTACGACCCCTGCGCCGACCTGGCCAACACCCCCGACTCCGTCTTCTGCTCCCATGGCGCGGGCTACACCGTGAAGTGGGACGAGGTTCCCACGCATGCCCACGTGGAGGACGATCCCACCCGCCTCCGTCCATGGCGAGCCGCCGACGCGACGTTCTTCTCGTCCTAG
- a CDS encoding helix-turn-helix transcriptional regulator: protein MQDGVAEGHVPMPLMCSCFAPGGLAGALEAVAAADADEGQVARAEAAYFCGRPEEAVALAGPYLASADPALRLSACFICGYANLSLNRIANARRCLEGIVRPTAVGSAGDVEAAAVAAPAVENRATQAAHMLFASAASVLLHLSSPYAAEDFYPLAASLPEGLRLFASYVLAHARYLAGEYGQCVGIAENALAMRQGSYPVSELFLHLVAAMGYMSLRDVARARAHFEAGWALAEPDGLIEEVGEHHGLLQGLVETCLKAEHPEDFARVIEITYRFSYGWRRIHNPDSGEDVADDLTTTEFSMAMLACRGWSNDEIARHLGVSRGTVKNRLSSAYAKLGISSRAELAAHMLR, encoded by the coding sequence ATGCAGGATGGCGTTGCCGAGGGCCATGTGCCCATGCCCCTCATGTGCTCGTGCTTTGCACCGGGAGGGCTGGCCGGTGCCCTGGAGGCCGTTGCCGCAGCCGACGCTGACGAGGGCCAGGTGGCCCGGGCCGAGGCGGCCTACTTCTGCGGCCGGCCCGAGGAGGCCGTGGCCCTGGCCGGCCCCTACCTTGCGTCCGCGGACCCGGCGCTCAGGCTTTCGGCATGCTTCATCTGCGGATACGCCAATCTCTCGCTCAACCGCATCGCCAACGCTCGCCGGTGCCTGGAGGGAATCGTGCGCCCCACCGCGGTGGGGAGCGCGGGCGACGTGGAGGCCGCCGCCGTGGCCGCCCCCGCCGTCGAGAACCGCGCCACGCAGGCGGCCCACATGCTCTTTGCCTCCGCCGCGAGCGTCCTTCTCCACCTGTCCAGCCCCTACGCGGCGGAGGACTTCTACCCGCTGGCGGCCTCGCTGCCCGAGGGCCTGCGCCTCTTTGCGAGCTACGTGCTGGCCCACGCTCGCTACCTGGCCGGCGAGTACGGTCAGTGCGTGGGGATAGCCGAGAACGCCCTGGCCATGAGGCAGGGGAGCTACCCCGTCTCGGAGCTCTTCCTGCACCTGGTGGCCGCCATGGGCTACATGAGCCTCAGAGACGTGGCCCGTGCCCGGGCGCACTTCGAGGCAGGCTGGGCGCTGGCGGAGCCCGACGGCCTCATCGAGGAGGTCGGCGAGCACCACGGGCTTCTCCAGGGCCTTGTGGAGACGTGCCTCAAGGCCGAGCACCCGGAGGACTTTGCGCGGGTGATAGAGATCACCTACCGCTTTAGCTATGGCTGGCGGCGCATCCACAACCCCGACTCTGGTGAGGACGTGGCGGACGACCTCACCACCACGGAGTTCTCCATGGCCATGCTGGCGTGCCGTGGCTGGAGCAACGACGAGATCGCGCGCCACCTGGGCGTCTCTCGCGGAACGGTGAAGAACCGCCTCTCGAGCGCCTATGCCAAGCTGGGCATCTCCAGTCGCGCCGAGCTGGCCGCGCACATGCTCCGCTAG
- a CDS encoding carcinine hydrolase/isopenicillin-N N-acyltransferase family protein — protein sequence MKLARRIALGILVVVLAACAGAGALYASRIKTVSSIQQLTNYDDGYNLYSMDVAYDYSTQHIIDSGITDNQSLIDAVLKESLPLLPVSMKAPDFGCTAFTAQGSDGTLMGRNYDFKRDTSALLVRCSPADGYRSIGFAALNNVGADVPDASVKSRLACLTAPFICLDGVNEKGVSIAVLTLDTEPTHQSTGKQTIATTLAIRLVLDHAATTEEAVSLLEGYDMFASSGRDYHFYVTDASGDGRVIEYDPASPDRPLKATPMRAITNFFALYADEVLPNQKNGIYGHGKERWEAVEAVLDAHADDNVDAAWEALRASSQDPNPQDVTSNTQWSVVYSNTGLTADIALRRHWSDVTHFQL from the coding sequence ATGAAACTGGCAAGGCGCATTGCCCTTGGCATCCTCGTCGTCGTTCTCGCCGCATGCGCGGGAGCCGGCGCCCTCTACGCCAGCCGCATCAAGACAGTAAGCTCCATCCAACAGCTCACAAACTACGACGACGGTTACAACCTTTATTCAATGGACGTTGCGTACGATTACAGCACGCAGCACATCATCGACTCGGGCATCACCGACAACCAGTCTCTCATAGACGCCGTCCTCAAAGAGTCGCTGCCGCTTCTTCCCGTGAGCATGAAGGCGCCAGACTTTGGCTGCACCGCCTTCACGGCCCAGGGCTCCGACGGCACCCTCATGGGCCGCAACTACGACTTCAAGCGAGACACCTCCGCCCTGCTGGTGCGCTGCTCGCCCGCAGACGGCTACCGCTCCATCGGCTTCGCGGCCCTCAACAACGTGGGCGCCGACGTGCCCGACGCCAGCGTCAAGAGCCGCCTCGCGTGCCTCACGGCCCCCTTCATCTGCCTGGACGGCGTTAACGAGAAGGGCGTCTCCATAGCCGTGCTCACGCTCGACACCGAGCCCACGCACCAGAGCACGGGCAAGCAGACCATCGCCACCACGCTGGCCATCCGCCTGGTGCTCGACCACGCGGCCACCACCGAGGAGGCCGTGAGCCTGCTGGAGGGCTACGACATGTTCGCCAGCTCGGGGCGCGACTACCACTTCTACGTCACCGACGCCTCCGGGGACGGCCGTGTCATCGAGTACGACCCCGCCAGCCCCGACCGCCCGCTCAAGGCCACGCCCATGCGCGCCATCACCAACTTCTTTGCCCTGTACGCCGACGAGGTTCTGCCCAACCAGAAGAACGGCATCTACGGCCACGGCAAGGAGCGCTGGGAGGCCGTCGAGGCCGTGCTGGACGCGCACGCCGACGACAATGTGGACGCCGCCTGGGAGGCCCTGCGCGCCTCCTCGCAGGACCCCAACCCCCAGGATGTGACGAGCAACACCCAGTGGTCCGTGGTCTACAGCAACACCGGCCTCACCGCCGACATCGCCCTGCGCCGCCACTGGTCCGACGTCACCCACTTCCAGCTCTAG
- a CDS encoding iron-containing alcohol dehydrogenase, with amino-acid sequence MRLARRAWCRAYQTAFRIALPVLPYFEPQVADTVEKVPELLAKHGVTTALLVTDPGVARLGLTHGLEDALAAAGIACEVYDRTVANPTIANVEQAAALYRERGCGAIIGFGGGSAMDCAKGVGARIAQPAKPIQKMRGLLRVHRALPPLVAVPTTAGTGSEVTLAAVITDEKSHYKYPINDFALIPRYAVHDWRLTRGLPPAITGQTGMDALTHAVEAYIGRSTTRHTRRMATQAVRLVHDNLLDAYRNGGDERARTAMMEAAYKAGVAFTQSYVGYVHAIAHSLGGQYGTPHGLANAVILPHVLRAYGDAAAPRLAELARAAGVCAQTEPDALAAEAFIAWVECMNEALGIPCHLRCIREEDIPLMAAHADAEANPLYPVPALWDKDQLERMYHVVAGPASEPQPARSA; translated from the coding sequence ATGAGGCTCGCCCGCCGCGCCTGGTGCCGCGCGTACCAGACCGCCTTCAGAATCGCCCTACCCGTCCTGCCCTACTTTGAGCCCCAGGTCGCAGACACCGTCGAGAAGGTCCCCGAGCTTCTCGCCAAGCACGGCGTCACGACGGCGCTGTTGGTGACGGACCCGGGAGTGGCACGGCTCGGCCTCACGCACGGCCTCGAGGACGCGCTCGCCGCGGCGGGAATCGCCTGCGAGGTCTACGACAGGACCGTGGCCAACCCCACCATCGCCAACGTCGAGCAGGCCGCAGCCCTCTACCGCGAGCGCGGCTGCGGGGCCATCATCGGCTTTGGCGGCGGCTCGGCCATGGACTGTGCCAAGGGCGTGGGCGCGCGCATTGCCCAGCCCGCAAAGCCCATCCAGAAGATGCGCGGCCTGTTGCGCGTCCACCGCGCCCTGCCGCCGCTCGTGGCCGTCCCCACCACCGCCGGCACGGGCTCGGAGGTCACGCTGGCCGCCGTCATCACCGACGAGAAGAGCCACTACAAGTACCCCATCAACGACTTTGCGCTCATCCCGCGCTACGCCGTCCACGACTGGCGGCTCACGCGCGGCCTGCCACCCGCGATCACGGGCCAGACCGGTATGGACGCGCTCACGCACGCCGTCGAGGCCTACATCGGCCGCAGCACCACGCGCCACACCCGTCGCATGGCAACGCAGGCCGTGCGCCTCGTGCACGACAACCTCCTCGACGCCTATCGCAACGGCGGCGACGAGCGGGCCCGCACCGCAATGATGGAGGCCGCCTACAAGGCCGGCGTCGCGTTCACGCAATCGTACGTGGGCTACGTCCACGCCATCGCCCACAGCCTAGGCGGTCAGTACGGCACGCCCCACGGCCTGGCCAACGCGGTTATCTTGCCGCACGTCCTGCGCGCCTACGGCGATGCCGCCGCGCCCCGCCTAGCCGAGCTCGCACGCGCCGCGGGCGTCTGCGCCCAGACCGAGCCAGACGCATTGGCGGCCGAAGCCTTCATTGCCTGGGTCGAGTGCATGAACGAGGCACTTGGCATACCCTGCCACCTGCGGTGCATTCGCGAAGAGGACATCCCGCTCATGGCCGCTCACGCCGACGCCGAGGCCAATCCCCTCTACCCCGTTCCGGCCCTGTGGGACAAAGACCAGCTCGAGCGCATGTACCATGTGGTCGCGGGGCCAGCCAGCGAGCCCCAGCCGGCGAGAAGCGCATAG
- a CDS encoding aldehyde dehydrogenase codes for MNEEQVAGIVERQREHFRSNATLPLEARQQALRALLDAVRAHEDDIVAALAADLGKSRDESYMCEIGLSLSEIRHQLSHVARWMRPRRHATDLANAVASSRTVRVPYGVTLVMAPWNYPFLLTLEPLAGALAAGNTVVVKPSAYAPASSAVLRAICEDAFRPELVSVVEGGRAENAALLDQRWDYVFFTGSVAVGRLVMERAAANLTPVTLELGGKSPCIVDATANLRVAAARIAFGKWLNVGQTCVAPDYLLVDRRVKDELLRLLTAEVARQYGVRPLENPAYGKMINRKHFDRVRGLIDPARVVLGGAVDEKALKIEPTIMDGVTPQDAVMGEEIFGPVLPVMAFDTLDEAIDLVRSRPTPLALYLFSQDRATQRRAMREVPFGGGCVNDTIMHLATSHMGFGGMGASGMGSYHGRKSFETFTHEKSILRKATFVDVPLRYQPYSSWKSKLVRAFLR; via the coding sequence GTGAACGAAGAGCAGGTCGCAGGCATCGTTGAGCGGCAGAGGGAGCACTTCCGCAGCAATGCCACGCTGCCGTTGGAGGCACGCCAGCAGGCGCTCCGGGCGCTGCTCGACGCCGTACGCGCCCACGAGGACGACATCGTCGCCGCCCTTGCGGCAGACCTCGGCAAGTCACGCGACGAGTCCTACATGTGCGAGATCGGCCTCTCGCTGTCTGAGATTCGCCACCAGCTCTCGCACGTGGCACGCTGGATGCGGCCGCGCCGCCACGCCACGGACCTCGCCAACGCCGTGGCCTCGAGCAGGACCGTCCGCGTGCCCTACGGCGTGACCCTGGTCATGGCGCCCTGGAACTACCCCTTCCTCCTCACGCTGGAGCCCCTGGCCGGAGCCCTTGCCGCCGGCAACACCGTCGTGGTGAAGCCGAGCGCCTACGCGCCGGCAAGCTCCGCCGTCCTGCGCGCCATCTGCGAGGATGCCTTCCGCCCCGAGCTCGTGAGCGTGGTCGAGGGCGGCCGCGCCGAGAACGCCGCCCTTCTCGACCAGCGCTGGGACTACGTCTTCTTCACCGGCAGCGTGGCCGTGGGCAGGCTCGTCATGGAGCGCGCAGCCGCCAACCTCACGCCGGTGACGCTCGAGCTGGGCGGCAAGAGCCCCTGCATCGTGGACGCCACGGCAAACCTGCGCGTGGCGGCGGCTCGCATCGCCTTTGGCAAGTGGCTGAACGTGGGCCAGACTTGTGTGGCCCCGGACTACCTGCTGGTGGACCGTCGCGTGAAGGACGAGCTGCTGCGCCTCCTGACCGCCGAGGTCGCGCGGCAGTACGGAGTACGCCCGCTCGAGAACCCCGCCTACGGCAAGATGATCAACCGCAAGCACTTTGACCGCGTGCGCGGGCTCATCGACCCCGCCCGCGTGGTGCTCGGCGGGGCCGTGGACGAGAAGGCCCTCAAGATCGAGCCCACCATCATGGACGGCGTCACGCCGCAGGACGCCGTCATGGGCGAGGAGATCTTTGGCCCCGTCCTGCCCGTCATGGCCTTCGACACCCTTGACGAGGCCATCGACCTGGTGCGCAGCCGCCCGACGCCGCTCGCGCTCTACCTCTTCAGCCAGGACCGCGCCACCCAGCGGCGCGCGATGCGCGAAGTGCCCTTTGGCGGCGGCTGCGTCAACGACACCATCATGCACCTGGCCACCAGCCACATGGGCTTTGGCGGCATGGGCGCCTCGGGCATGGGCAGCTACCACGGTCGCAAGAGCTTCGAGACCTTCACGCACGAGAAGAGCATCCTCAGGAAGGCCACCTTCGTCGACGTCCCCCTGCGCTACCAGCCCTACTCCAGCTGGAAGTCAAAGCTCGTCCGCGCGTTTCTCCGCTAG
- a CDS encoding response regulator encodes MRIAIIDDDRLVCDSLGIILGAQEDIEVVGCGCNGDDAVRLTREAAPDVLLMDIQMPGRDGLSAAREILGEGGRTRVVFLTTFSDDEYIVGALRLGASGYLIKQDVAAIAPALREVMAGRRVLEGRAMEDVNFSGGDDVAARPSRPAAFACLTEREYEVAELIAQGLDNREIAAAAYMGEGTVRNHISSILAKLGLRNRTQIAIAYLRG; translated from the coding sequence ATGAGAATCGCAATCATCGACGACGACCGTCTGGTCTGTGACTCGCTCGGAATCATCCTGGGCGCACAGGAGGACATCGAGGTCGTCGGGTGTGGCTGCAACGGAGATGACGCGGTGCGGCTGACCCGCGAGGCGGCTCCCGACGTGCTGCTCATGGACATTCAGATGCCCGGGCGAGACGGGCTTTCCGCCGCGCGGGAGATTCTGGGCGAGGGCGGCCGGACGCGCGTGGTCTTTCTCACCACGTTCTCTGACGACGAGTACATCGTGGGCGCGCTCAGGCTGGGCGCGAGCGGCTACCTCATCAAGCAGGACGTGGCCGCCATCGCGCCGGCGCTGCGCGAGGTCATGGCCGGCAGGCGCGTGCTCGAGGGCCGCGCCATGGAGGACGTGAACTTCTCCGGCGGGGACGACGTGGCGGCGCGTCCTTCTCGCCCGGCGGCCTTTGCGTGCCTCACCGAGCGCGAGTACGAGGTGGCCGAGCTCATAGCCCAGGGCCTGGACAACAGGGAGATCGCGGCGGCCGCCTACATGGGCGAGGGCACGGTCCGCAACCACATCAGCTCCATCCTGGCCAAGCTCGGCCTGCGCAACCGCACCCAGATCGCCATAGCCTACCTGCGCGGGTAG
- a CDS encoding sensor histidine kinase, with protein MSRLLDKTIVLLICLALLVRGPVDAALVSWLCVAVTLSSLGEVVPERMRPFLALALLTCGAFVSGAGAYLPLAAYDVTRPWEGSRGRWRRAPSVAAGALLVCVCVAGGAATAPLRLLCCGVACLLSVRATQAERAAASNRQTRDNLQGRALELAAKNRDLMDRQEYEVELATLAERARIAREIHDNVGHLLTRATLQVEALRVVHADEPRVQADFADVGATLGEALDTVRASVHALRDDSVDLSVQMRKVVADVTAAAPLAVELDVRCDRVPPNACSCLLAVTREALSNVLRHAAAERVVLRCVEHPGFFQLEVTDDGAARSAGGTVAGDAATGGTVAGDAATGDAAASTGMGLASMGERVEALGGTLRAGPCADGGWRVFATVPKGGVGRGAA; from the coding sequence ATGAGCAGATTGCTGGACAAGACCATCGTGCTTCTGATCTGCCTCGCGCTGCTGGTGCGAGGCCCGGTCGACGCCGCCCTGGTCTCGTGGCTGTGCGTGGCCGTGACGCTCTCGAGCCTGGGCGAGGTGGTGCCGGAGCGCATGCGCCCCTTCCTGGCGTTGGCACTTTTGACCTGCGGCGCGTTTGTCTCTGGGGCAGGGGCGTACCTGCCCCTGGCGGCCTACGACGTCACGCGCCCCTGGGAGGGCTCCCGGGGTCGGTGGCGGCGGGCACCGTCCGTGGCGGCGGGTGCGCTTCTGGTCTGCGTCTGCGTGGCCGGGGGCGCTGCCACGGCGCCGCTTCGCCTTCTGTGCTGCGGCGTGGCCTGCCTGCTCTCGGTCCGTGCGACCCAGGCGGAGCGGGCGGCCGCGTCCAACCGCCAGACCAGGGACAATCTGCAGGGCCGCGCGTTGGAGCTTGCCGCCAAGAACCGCGACCTCATGGACCGCCAGGAGTACGAGGTCGAGCTTGCCACCCTTGCCGAGCGGGCGCGCATTGCCCGGGAGATCCACGACAACGTGGGCCACCTCCTCACGCGCGCGACGCTGCAGGTGGAGGCCCTGCGCGTGGTGCACGCCGACGAGCCGCGCGTCCAGGCCGACTTTGCCGACGTGGGGGCCACGCTGGGCGAGGCCCTGGACACCGTGAGGGCGAGCGTCCACGCGCTGCGGGACGACTCCGTCGACCTCAGCGTGCAGATGCGCAAGGTGGTGGCCGACGTGACGGCCGCCGCGCCCCTTGCGGTCGAGCTCGACGTGCGCTGCGACCGCGTGCCGCCAAACGCCTGCTCCTGCCTGCTGGCGGTCACGCGCGAGGCACTCTCCAACGTGCTGCGGCATGCCGCGGCCGAGCGCGTGGTGCTGAGGTGCGTGGAGCACCCGGGCTTCTTCCAGCTCGAGGTGACCGATGACGGCGCGGCGAGAAGCGCGGGCGGCACGGTGGCGGGCGACGCGGCGACGGGCGGCACGGTGGCGGGCGATGCGGCGACGGGCGACGCGGCGGCTTCGACGGGCATGGGCCTGGCCTCCATGGGCGAGCGCGTCGAGGCGCTGGGCGGGACCCTCCGGGCCGGTCCCTGCGCGGACGGCGGCTGGAGGGTCTTTGCCACGGTGCCCAAGGGCGGCGTCGGGAGGGGAGCGGCATGA
- a CDS encoding ABC transporter ATP-binding protein, whose translation MADIVSVKNLVKRYGELVALDHFDLRIAQGEIFGLLGPNGSGKTTSINCMLQLLPYDKGSVRLFGQDMAPGRYDLKRRIGVVPQQVAVFEELTVRENIDYFCSLYEPDRARRRQLVDEAVEFVGLQDFCRFRPQKLSGGLARRLNIACGIAHRPELIFFDEPTVAVDPQSRNAILDGICRLRDEGATVVYTSHYMEEVEQICSRVMIMDGGRTLAQGTVDELKRMISMGEKVTVEVGDLAPAVLEDIRALPHVLTAELVTGQLVCSCEASPHNLVDVLDALRSAGAAIGRVWSEPPTLNDVFLEITGRELRDQE comes from the coding sequence ATGGCAGACATCGTCTCAGTCAAGAACCTCGTCAAGCGCTACGGGGAGTTGGTCGCGCTCGACCACTTTGACCTGCGCATCGCCCAGGGAGAGATCTTTGGCCTGCTGGGCCCCAACGGCTCGGGCAAGACCACGTCCATCAACTGCATGCTGCAGCTGCTTCCCTACGACAAGGGCAGCGTTCGCCTCTTTGGCCAGGACATGGCCCCCGGCCGCTACGACCTCAAGCGCCGCATCGGCGTCGTTCCCCAGCAGGTGGCCGTCTTCGAGGAGCTCACCGTCCGCGAGAACATAGACTACTTCTGCAGCCTCTACGAGCCCGACCGCGCCCGTCGCCGCCAGCTGGTGGACGAGGCCGTGGAGTTCGTGGGCCTGCAGGACTTCTGCCGCTTCCGCCCGCAGAAGCTCTCCGGCGGCCTGGCCCGGCGCCTGAACATTGCCTGTGGCATCGCCCACCGCCCCGAGCTCATCTTCTTCGACGAGCCCACGGTGGCCGTTGACCCCCAGAGCAGAAACGCCATCCTGGACGGCATCTGCCGCCTGCGCGACGAGGGCGCCACGGTGGTCTACACCAGCCATTACATGGAAGAGGTCGAGCAGATCTGCTCCCGCGTCATGATCATGGACGGCGGCCGGACCCTCGCCCAGGGCACCGTCGACGAGCTCAAGCGCATGATCAGCATGGGCGAGAAGGTCACTGTGGAGGTGGGAGACCTCGCCCCCGCGGTGCTGGAGGACATCCGCGCGCTGCCGCACGTCCTCACGGCGGAGCTGGTCACCGGGCAGCTCGTCTGCTCCTGCGAGGCAAGCCCGCACAACCTGGTGGACGTCCTTGACGCGCTGCGCTCGGCGGGCGCCGCCATAGGCCGCGTCTGGTCCGAGCCTCCCACCCTGAACGACGTCTTCCTAGAGATCACCGGCCGCGAGCTGCGCGACCAGGAGTAG